In one Culex quinquefasciatus strain JHB chromosome 2, VPISU_Cqui_1.0_pri_paternal, whole genome shotgun sequence genomic region, the following are encoded:
- the LOC6034907 gene encoding uncharacterized protein LOC6034907: MARIVLVVAATILVCGGFANAGFLDWFRSSANKGHSVCRVEFEVLHPKGLRVWTARKPDTKGFGVELYINPTGTERSAAGVVCNVCRNTTEVTHGKFFIQDDNVIVKKGDVLEYVAITDNGKTVQRHKPRKIVVSEYIIKPQGRCACTGAPTQTSIVHDPANPTAEIELLERIITNLSNRCAEGIVSNYLFLQVETPTGPSDLLERVKAYLAGNPALKPYAAAVTTAEDYADGIAFQVKSIVDKLKILELSHTGSDILDYDGFTTVDKLDVRFSETS, from the exons ATGGCGCGAATCGTACTGGTGGTGGCGGCGACGATCCTGGTCTGCGGCGGGTTCGCCAACGCGGGATTCTTGGACTGGTTCCGCAGCAGTGCCAACAAGGGTCACAGTGTTTGCCGGGTCGAGTTCGAAGTGCTACATCCCAAAGGGCTGCGCGTTTGGACGGCCCGCAAGCCGGACACGAAGGGATTCGGCGTGGAGTTGTACATCAACCCGACGGGGACGGAACGGTCCGCGGCCGGAGTGGTTTGTAACGTGTGCCGGAACACGACAGAGGTCACCCACGGCAAGTTCTTCATCCAGGATGACAACGTGATCGTGAAGAAGGGCGACGTGCTGGAGTATGTCGCGATCACCGATAACGGCAAAACGGTTCAGCGACACAAGCCGAGGAAGATTGTTGTTAGTG AATACATCATCAAGCCGCAAGGCCGCTGTGCATGTACGGGAGCTCCAACCCAGACGTCCATCGTCCACGATCCCGCAAATCCGACCGCTGAAATTGAACTCCTCGAGCGCATCATAACGAACCTCTCCAACAGGTGTGCCGAAGGAATCGTCTCCAACTATCTGTTCCTGCAGGTGGAAACCCCAACCGGGCCGAGTGATCTTCTGGAGCGTGTTAAGGCCTACCTCGCAGGGAATCCAGCTCTTAAGCCGTACGCCGCTGCTGTTACTACGGCGGAGGACTATGCCGACGGGATCGCTTTCCAGGTCAAGTCGATCGTCGACAAGTTGAAGATTCTGGAGTTGAGCCACACCGGAAGTGATATTTTGGATTATGATGGGTTTACCACGGTCGATAAGTTGGACGTTAGGTTCTCGGAGACATCTTGA